Proteins from a genomic interval of Oncorhynchus mykiss isolate Arlee chromosome 21, USDA_OmykA_1.1, whole genome shotgun sequence:
- the LOC110500504 gene encoding tyrosine-protein kinase FRK isoform X2: MQTVSADPWEITRSSIKLGRRLGEGFFGVVYQGLYNNTPVAVKTLRHGTMDPRDFLKEAQIMKTMEHPNLIQLLAVCTEEPIYIITELMKNGSLLDYLKVRVGRLHLNDQIEMAAQVASGMAYLEMKKYIHRDLAARNVLVGENNVYKVADFGLARVLQAPPNQTNLYYIPVGKAIFPLRWTAPEAIANEKFTIKCDVWSFGILLYEIMTFGEMPYPDMNNSQVKQRVPNGYRMPRPVDPYCSQDMYKIMLDCWNGNKNDRPTFEALKMSLRNVRG; the protein is encoded by the exons ATGCAGACTGTCTCTGCGGACCCCTGGGAGATTACGCGCAGCTCTATAAAACTGGGGAGGCGCCTGGGCGAAGGTTTCTTTGGAGTGGTCTATCAAGGCCTCTATAACAACACTCCAGTTGCAGTGAAGACCCTTAGACATG GCACCATGGACCCTCGGGACTTCCTAAAAGAGGCCCAGATCATGAAGACTATGGAGCATCCTAACCTCATCCAGCTCTTGGCTGTCTGCACTGAAGAACCCATCTACATCATCACTGAGCTAATGAAGAACGGAAGTCTGCTGGATTACCTGA AGGTCAGGGTTGGAAGGCTACATTTAAATGACCAGATTGAGATGGCAGCCCAAGTGGCTTCTGGGATGGCTTATCTGGAGATgaagaaatacatccacagggacCTGGCAGCCAGGAATGTGCTGGTCGGCGAGAACAACGTCTACAAGGTGGCTGACTTTGGCCTTGCCAGGGTCTTACAAGCCCCACCGAATCAGACCAACCTGTATTATATACCTGTAGGGAAAGCGATATTCCCTTTGAGATGGACGGCTCCTGAGGCCATCGCCAACGAGAAGTTCACCATCAAGTGTGACGTGTGGTCCTTCGGAATCTTGCTGTATGAGATCATGACCTTTGGGGAGATGCCCTATCCAG ACATGAACAACTCCCAGGTGAAACAGAGGGTTCCCAATGGGTACAGGATGCCTCGCCCTGTTGACCCCTACTGTTCCCAAGACATGTACAAGATCATGTTGGACTGCTGGAATGGGAATAAAAATGACAGGCCCACTTTCGAGG
- the LOC110500504 gene encoding tyrosine-protein kinase FRK isoform X1, which produces MQTVSADPWEITRSSIKLGRRLGEGFFGVVYQGLYNNTPVAVKTLRHGTMDPRDFLKEAQIMKTMEHPNLIQLLAVCTEEPIYIITELMKNGSLLDYLKVRVGRLHLNDQIEMAAQVASGMAYLEMKKYIHRDLAARNVLVGENNVYKVADFGLARVLQAPPNQTNLYYIPVGKAIFPLRWTAPEAIANEKFTIKCDVWSFGILLYEIMTFGEMPYPVHLIVSDMNNSQVKQRVPNGYRMPRPVDPYCSQDMYKIMLDCWNGNKNDRPTFEALKMSLRNVRG; this is translated from the exons ATGCAGACTGTCTCTGCGGACCCCTGGGAGATTACGCGCAGCTCTATAAAACTGGGGAGGCGCCTGGGCGAAGGTTTCTTTGGAGTGGTCTATCAAGGCCTCTATAACAACACTCCAGTTGCAGTGAAGACCCTTAGACATG GCACCATGGACCCTCGGGACTTCCTAAAAGAGGCCCAGATCATGAAGACTATGGAGCATCCTAACCTCATCCAGCTCTTGGCTGTCTGCACTGAAGAACCCATCTACATCATCACTGAGCTAATGAAGAACGGAAGTCTGCTGGATTACCTGA AGGTCAGGGTTGGAAGGCTACATTTAAATGACCAGATTGAGATGGCAGCCCAAGTGGCTTCTGGGATGGCTTATCTGGAGATgaagaaatacatccacagggacCTGGCAGCCAGGAATGTGCTGGTCGGCGAGAACAACGTCTACAAGGTGGCTGACTTTGGCCTTGCCAGGGTCTTACAAGCCCCACCGAATCAGACCAACCTGTATTATATACCTGTAGGGAAAGCGATATTCCCTTTGAGATGGACGGCTCCTGAGGCCATCGCCAACGAGAAGTTCACCATCAAGTGTGACGTGTGGTCCTTCGGAATCTTGCTGTATGAGATCATGACCTTTGGGGAGATGCCCTATCCAG TTCATCTTATTGTTTCAGACATGAACAACTCCCAGGTGAAACAGAGGGTTCCCAATGGGTACAGGATGCCTCGCCCTGTTGACCCCTACTGTTCCCAAGACATGTACAAGATCATGTTGGACTGCTGGAATGGGAATAAAAATGACAGGCCCACTTTCGAGG